The sequence CACAGTGAGTCTAAAACATTATTTGAGGCACTCAATACTACTTCCGATCAGATGGGCGCCATCAGTTGCACTTTCCGTCAGACTAATATAGTTTGGGTCGCATATGCCGCCGCCTTTGGTATTCTTCAAGAAATGAGGCGAAAACGCATACGTTCGCAAGTATCGAAACATTCTACCGGGCCCACTCTCTACGACCCGATGGCGCTTGATGCCTCGTTGTGTATGTATACCCATTTGTGAACAGAATGCTTGGTACACAGCTAATATGGCTCAGCCGATATACCCAAAATCCTGTCTAGTATTCCTGCAATATTACCTTGGCTCGTGAAGACTGCCTGGCCTTACGTTGTGCCCGTCGTAGGCTTTGCTTCCTTTGTTTTCTGGAATGGAGGAATTGTTCTAGGTCGGTAAACCTGCCGCGGCCTCGTTAGCTGAGCTCCCGTACTGAACCGAACTATAGGGGATAAATCAAATCACGTACCTACCCTTCATATACCCCAATTATTCTATTTCGTAGCATTCGCCTCCCTGTTTGGgctccctgtactagcatCAACGGAGACCGGAATTATATCTCTTGCCGGAGATGTTACGCGACGTATGATCGGAGGACCAAGGTCACAGGAACCCAATTCAACGTTTTAGAGTTGAAGGCTGATTTGGTTCTTCTCGCGTCCTGTAGCCGATTTATCATCAGCGTTGCCTTAACTGGACTCATTATGATATCTGTTCATTGGTTCACGTAGGAGCGATATCCTGTTGATTAACTTTATTACACAAAGTCTAATGGGACCACGCTACTACACAGGATCCAGCACCCGTTCCTATTGGCAGATAATCGTCACTACACGTTCTATATCTGGCGCAGAGTCTATCTGGCTCATTGGACGGTGCCTTACTTATTGGCCCCTCTCTATCTGACATGCGCGTGGGCATGGTTTATTCGAATCGGTAGAGCCTCCTTCTATTGTGTCGGTCCGTGTTGCTGAGTTCGATCTATGCACCCTAGGCAAACACCAAACTTTGCTTCAGACACTATTGCTCCCCGTCTGCCTGCTCCCCACGCTGCTCCCAACGCCGCTCATCGAGCCACGGTATTTTCTCATTCCTTACATATTACTTCGTTTGCAGGCGCGTATTCCCAATGGGGCTGTGATATCTGAAGCAGTTTGGTATGGTTTCATCAACTGGGCAACCATGTTTGTGTTTCTGTACATGGAACGGGAGAACGTCGGCCGGTTTATGTGGTGATTCGTTTCAGACATTCCTCTAACACATATGTAAATTGAGTGTAGTCATCGCGCGCAAGTCAGCGCGACAATTTACTTGAGCCACAAAAATAATGATATTTTGTAATTTCAAGCCACGCGTTACGCCCGTTGTGGCGTTTGCACAGCCGCGATTTGACTCGCAACTTCGCTCGCTTGACCAACAAAAGGAGCGGTAAATAAGAACTAATCCCGGAATGGGTCATCAACAGCTACTAGATTTGTAAATTATGTCAGTGGCTCATATGTCGTAGGCTCATGCTAAGCAGCTTAGACCGGATGGCGTCCCCCTTGGGGCGTAATCGAAATAGACAATAACATGGAAGAAGGTTGAGGGCAGGGGTGGTCTTCCGGCATCTGAACCCGGTAACCCTATTGTCAGCATCACGCTTGTTCCAAACTGATCCACTTCATCCGAAAAGTCTAATTCATCTAGCCACGGCTCCCCGGATCGTCTGCCAATCTCAGTGCCGCAGGCATGGGGAACAGCTCAGGAGAATACCGGCTTGCTAATTGACTGTCACAAAGTCATCGGTGGGGTTCAGGGGTCAGCCGGGCGGAATGAGTGTTCGGTAAGACGGAATCGGAGAAACACTTGGGCTGCTCAGTAGCTGCGGGGATAGCTCACGCAAAAGCGGGCAAAGTGCGGTTAGCGCTGTTTCATGGCCGAACACAGGACAATACTGTAGTGGTCCCTTGTAATTGGGGCGATTTGGGAGATCGGTCTCCGATCTTTGGAAATATACTCGTGGCCAATATGCCTTGACCTTCGTTTGGCTTGTATATAAGGCCATGGTGTTTCCCCAGTCGACTCATTAACATTCTCTCAACACAACCTAAAACAACCAGTACTCGATCCCCTCACACTTCTACTTCTACACCTTCTCCTACTCCTAGTACCACATCTACAACATGCCTGGATTCCCTAAACTCGCTCTCATCGACCGCTCCGCTTTCCCCTCCCAAATTCGCATGCCCGATATCTCTGGATATACCGGTGAAGTATTTGCACTCAAGGTTAATCCTCACTGGCACGAAGCCGAGGCGAGCTCGTATGCATGGTTCGACAGCTACGGTACGTGTTTTCAGTCAGACCGTCGCTTACTAGAAGTACTCATCTCTCATCAAATTGTAGGGGTTCACTCTGGTGCCAAGCGACAAGAGTTCTTCGACACCGGCTTTGGTCTCATGGCCTCAATGGCATACCCAGATGCCGACCTTGAGCACCTTCGCCCGTCTATGGACTTTATCCTTTGGTTGTTTGCTGTAAGCAGTATTCTGAGCTGAGAAAAGTGGGTATATGCTAATGTTTAGGAACAGTTCGATGATATGACAGACGAGGGCGGGCTTCGCGACAGTGTTGAGCGTGTCAAGCAAGCCGTCGACGTGACGATGAGCGTTCTCCGCAACCCAGAAGGACCCCAGCCCAAGTTCAAGATCGCTGCGACTCTTCAAAGGTCAGTACTTCGATCTCAATCGTTATTCATTCGGCTGATTGTGTGTATAGCTTCTTCAACCGCATGCGAGCAAACGCGACCCCAGCAACCATTCAGCGCTTTGTTGACTCCTCAGATCTTTACACTCAAGCTATTCTCCAGCAGACCGTCAACCGATCTGCTGATGAGGTCCCGACCGTCGAAGAATTCATTCAGTTACGCCGCGATACATCTGCTGTGAAAATGGTATTCGGTACGTTTTTCAGGATTCCCCTAGACATAGGCGAGTCCTTACGCAAAATACGTAGCCGTGCTCGAGTACTCTCTTGGTCTCGACCTTCCGGATGAAGTACACGACGACCCTATCGTGGCTGAGCTTGCTCTTGCCGGAAACGACATCCTGACTTGGGCCAATGACGTTTATTCTTTCCCAGTGAGTCAATATAATTCTGAGTCTTCTGACTATCATATTAATACACCAATTCGTTCAGATTGAACAGGCACGTGGCGATACTCAAAACCTCGTTTTCATTACCATGTGGGATAAGAAACTCGACCTCGAGGGTGCGATGGATTACGTCGACCAACTTACAAGGAAACGTGTCCAGGAATACGTGGAGGCCAAGGCAAAGTTGCGCTCATTTGGCCCAGAGCTCGACGAAAAGGTTGCTCTGTACATTCAGGGTATTGAATACTGGGTGCAAGGTGCCATTGATTGGACCTTCATGACAACTCGTGAGTATCTATTCGACTACGACTACCCCAACACGTGCTAACTGCAATACTAGGTTACTTTGGTGAAGACGCTGAGAAGGTCAGAGAGACAGGGATCGTAGACATTATGGCTCCGATCGCGCCTGCCGCTCCTCTCTACGTAGAGGCATGAGTAGATTGATTATTTGTTATGCTCGATTGTTTATTTTCACTTCGATTTCTCTTCATCTATATGCTACTTTTCTGAATGTCTTCTTGATACTTTTACCGTATGGCTGAGCCCCTATGTTAGAGATGATGGTTTAAAGTGTAGTAACCCAAGCATGTACAATAGAATGTTTTACTTTTTTGATTTAACATCCGCCGCGGATTCTCTTCGTATTTTAGATCACGGACACCAGAACGTTTTCGTATCCTGGGTGCTGCTCGCTTCTCGCTATTGTCCCATGCTGGCCTCTTCTTGACACAGGGTTCACATCAATCAGGCCTGCCGCGATGATTGTGCATTGACCTTTTTGTTCAGTGGGGACGACTTGATCGTATATCCATATCAATTCAAATGTACTTGCCCCTAGATGAAAAACCGGCAATCAGACCAAAAAACCATCTCCATTCATTTCATACATGCCATGATCGCTCGACACATGAAAATAATTTCGGGTCATAGCGAACAATAGATCGGTTATATTTCCATATCAGTTAATTATCCAAAACACATCAGTCCAgatatccaggctgaaacctCCGAGATATTAGTTAATGAATTGCAACACGGACCACCTTGTTAGCCACTTGAATACGGTGTGTGGGGCCACAGCTGACACATAGGCGTCGATTGAGGTACTCGATATATGCGCCACGATCGTGATATCATGGTTAAATAAGCACTGTGACATCACCATCCAATGTCAGCCCCGCCCCAGGCGTATATATAGTCATATATAAAGCACTATTCGATACAAGGATTAAACCTAGAGACCACCACTCACCACACTATCAACAATGATGTTTCAACGTGCTGCCCCCGCTTTCCGCCAAATCGCCCGCCCGGGCTATGCTGCCCAGACCATCGGACGCCGTATGGAGTCCGCTAGTGCCCAGGCGCCAGACCCAAACCGAAAGGCGAAATTGGTGAGTGCGATATACAAATTCCCAATGATGGACTCAGGATGACATCCTAACTCATATAAAAGGTATTTCGATTTGGACCTAAGGACGTCCCCATTGAGCTCTGGCCCATGGCTGCGGTCGTTGGCGCTGGAATTGTCGGAGCCGGATTTGCCATTTCTCGTCACTGTAAGTCTGTCACAGAACGTTACTAGTGGTCAAAGGCTTACACACTTGCCCCAGTCTACAAAGATGAAGACGTAAGTGTTGTTTCTAGGTAACCGATGCATACATGCGTTTTTGGGAACTGACAGTATGATTTCTGTATTAATATTGTAGCTGCGCCTTCACAAGACCCCCCTTTCTAAGTAATTCGAACGTTCCCGCAATTTGAATGGACTTTCCGATCAATCGTGTATTCTGTATCATAGCTCACCAATAAATGTCCGAATTGTATCACTCTGAAGGAACGGCAATATCATATATGCATGTGGAAGTGCTAACTGAGATGAACGCTTGATACATAACAAGACGAAGAAAGAAATGAGATGACGCTCCAAGGCGTCTAGAACCTTTCAACGAGGCAAAGTACTACTATGGCCTTGTTTCTGTGAAGTATTAGCACGCCTAATCCACCTCCATCTCCGTCCAGGGCTGGGTGTGCTTCCCTGGGCCTCTCCGCTGCCTGCCCCAGATTCATTGGAGGGCCCAGTGGTCACCGAAAATCCTTCGCTAATGCTTCGTAGACCGAGCCTCCGGCGTGCCCTGGGAATCAAAGCAAAGCCAGGAGATACAGGGCTAAGACCGATCGAAAATCCAGGGGTAACGAGTGCGCTCGGAGGTGCTTCTGCACCGAGCAGAGTGCCATAGCGTGGCCTGGTATGAGAGCGCCGTTGTGGAGAAATAGGTGGAGATGACGTATCAAGCGAGCCGGTCCGTATGTGCAATTTAGGGATAGGGCCAGCAGCGGGACTGCGGGGTGGTACATCCAAGGGGCTACGGGGAGGCGCGCTCTGTGACGATCTCTGTTCGGAGCTTTCATCAACTGCGTCGGGAGAAAGGGCGGGCGGTCGGGAACCATCCAAAATGGGTTCGAGGCTGTGTTCACTGCCACTGAAAGTATCGTGATGGGCCAACGTTCGTTCGATTTCTGACTCGTCGGAATCTTCTTCCACCCATGCCCCTTCCTTGATACCTCCGCCTTGTTGCACAGAGAGTGCCCAGACGCCACCAAGGAGCACAACAATTCCAGTACTGACTAAAGTGAGCTGCAGCCCAGTTAGCTCAGAGATTTGATCAAAGTAGACTAGACCGTTGATGATGCTCGAAAGGTTGTAAGAACAAAATGCCACTGTGTTGACCGAGGAATGTTTAACGGATGACGTTCCTGATCAACGGAAAGAACTCACGGGGGCAAACAAGTGTGGGGTCGGCATAGGTCAAGGATTTGTGAAGGTACCAAAGCTGTATAGAAACGTAAAAACGGGATTAGTTTGTTCGTCAGACCGATGGTCATCGGTTCCTTTGCGCACCTGAAGCAATGCAAATACTCCAAGACCGAGAACCAATATCCAGCTCTCCCACCGCCAGAATTGATTGTGGCCTTCAATTGTGAGCACCAGTAGTTCTACTCCTGATTTTGCGAATATCAAGCACATTCCAGACAATAGACCAGACACAAAGGCGTAAGATATGGCTATCCAAACGGCAGAGGGTTGTTGGATAGCCGAATTTTCTAGGATCTCGGTAGTCACCAGCTTGGGGTCAATTAAGGGACCTTGTTCAGAGCCACTTTCGATATTGCGTTCGGGTTGGGTTGGTGAGTGTGTGGGTGTAGGGATAGATTCATCTAGACGAATACGGCCTTCTTGACGTGTCAATTTCCATTCTGCTAGATGTGTCTGACGACAAAGGTCACTTGAAAGGGGAGGATAATAGATGAAAAATGACATACGACTACGAGCGCGATAATAACGGCGCATCCGAGTAGAGTAAAATATGCTACAAATGTTGTTCGACGGAATAGACGCAGCAAATCATCAAGTGAATGTGTTCTTTCGGGGACAATCCCGAATACTGCTATTAGTACAGCCCCAGTCGCGACAAAAAGAGTTCCCAAAACCATGTATTTCGAGAACAAGTCTCCAAGGATTAACCTTGCGAAGAATGCATTCCATAATAAGGACACTGCTCCAAGTGGAGCGAGGATAACCACGGGCAGCGAGGCGATCTGGAAGAGAGAGCCGAGAATGTTGGAAGATATGAATATACCTAGCATGGGAAAGATCAGCCATCTAGAGACACTTGTTCGGAATATAAGAACGTACCAAATCCAAGTAGCCAAAGACTTTGAGTATATAGATGTAAGATTCGTTAAGATTTTGACCAAACGAACGAACTCACGGGCGGCGGTAGTCGGGCCTCCTATCCTCCTCTGGGCATGCCTGATTCAGTAGATGACTTTTTCTCTGCACAGTAAGTCCTAAAATAATATATCAACCGTTTAATATACTCCTGTGTGCTATGCGCGACAATCACATGCCTAGCGATTGAACGCACGAGGCCAGTAACCCTATGGTAATACCCAGAGCGACGCTGACTTGTGGGCTTGCGTCTTCTACGGCCATGACGTAGTTCCGGTCCGTTCTGGTTCTCTAAGTGCCGACGACTGCGATCAAGTGTTTCTGGAGTCAAATGTGGTATGTTGGGTTGGGTCTCGGTCTACTTCGAGTTGGGGTAGTTGATCGGTAGCCTCAAAACGATGATGTAATCCATCAATCATCGAAGAAGAGCCGGGCGCTTGCAGATCACTTCTCATCCCAGACCATGACCGTTGGGACCGTGGCGGCTCGGCCGTATCCATAGCTTGCAGCTGGTTACCAATGCATATCAATCTATTAGGATAAAATATACCCTACATGAAAAAGATCTTTGTACCGTATACTTTTCGATGTTGTCGGCTCACCAGCTCgcactgtgtctacgacacctGTGATTTCAACCACCTTGGCCGTGTACTTGGCAAGCCGTACATGGTTGTAGTACTCCGATTTCTACCCTTTTGAGTTGTGACAATATTACCGAGTGCCAGCGGGATTGCCTATGAGAGCAGCCCCCACAGCGTAACGATTGCACTTGACGCTACTTGAATGCAGATCAGTCCCGGTACTGGTTGCCCTGACTCTCCATCTATAAGTACTGATGTATAGCAATTGCTGCCTCTGCATCTTCTTTCACTGTGTTCGAGCTAATCTTATCAACCAACATGAGACTATTTCCAATTATGAGCACTGGGACTGGCTTTTGTTACTCTAACCTTGGCTCAGGTGTGTCCTCCACACTCTACCCTCAAGAAGGGGTCTTGTGGTATTTGCAACTGTATCAAGCAAGGCTAGGGAAATATAGTAGGCAATTTACCATATAAATTTAGTACACAATCTTATCGACCTATAGTTAAATCCACAGCCAGGGTGTTTTATTGACGATGGACGCGATGAATCCGGGAATACCTATTGTATCGCGGGGTGTTATATAGGTTCCGGTCTTCCGCACTTCCTGTGATCATCACACTAAAGTATGCCACAGCTTGGTGTAGATGGTACTCAAGGATtagaccccccccccccgccAGTTCAACCTTCTGGCTCCGTCTGTCCTTCAGGAACATCACTTTATATCACAAGATATTATCTGATCGCGAATAATTTTCAACGGTCGCTGCGGCTACCTTGAGCTTACGCCAACCAATAATATTGAGGTAAGGAAATTCAGTTTGCCGACTCGAACGGGTGGGGAAAGAGAACAATAACGAGTGAATCCTAGTTCCCGCTTAATTTTGCGTGTTCCGCTAGATATAGTCTAAGCACCCGGTGGCGTGGAGACATATAATACCGAATGTAACCCGGTAAATGCATTTAATTTCTGTTGTATGAGCACAATCTGACCATCTTTGTCCAACTAGCCCATCGCACAGTCTGACCCTGCTGGTGCATGCCCGGCCGGAGCGGCGCTAAGCCTGCTCAGGACCTCCTCCGGGGGCACCAAGCGTGCATGCGTTTCTGGATCTACAAAAGCTGGGAGCATGAAGCCAGATAGCCTTCCGGTAGATATTGATAAGCTTTTCTAGGCTCCTTTGAATTCCGGATGCACTGCAGGATATAGTTTCGGCACAGACACCTATTACGGGCCTTGTTGAGCGAATAACGTGCCAGCACTTACTCTACTGTGGAATAGCGTATTTGATCACTATTTCGGTCAGGCTATGATACAAAGTATTGATTGGATTATTTACTAAATAGCATTTCTCTTCTGCTTTCTTATAAATGCATGCAGGGGTGGTAGCAAACATGGTTTACTATAGTTGTATACATACTCGGGGCCGACACCGCCGCAATCAATGCGCGCTTTTTTCTGAATCGTCTTCATTGCGCTTCGGTGACCAACCGGCCAAACAAGGAGCCTGAAATACGTTTCCAGAAACGATTCCCTGAATGGTCTTGCTAGTTACAAGTATCTGTAAGTTAGTCATATTCAGCCGATCTATCTTTATGTGAAAAGTAGTTGGTATTAGTTTACCCATAATGCGATAACGATGCCAACCATAATTGTTCCGAGAATCTTGAGGAACATCAAATGAAGCTCGGTGCCCAGAGCCAATACACAAAGTGTAAGCGATGCTAGCGGGAATGTGAATCCCCACCACCTGGCGCCGGTCGTAAACAAGCGTCATCAATGCACGCACTCAGACAAAAGACTACTCAACATACCCCATATTGAATTCAGGTTTGACTTCTCCCCCACCCATGCGACTACCGAATGCTAATATTGCAACAGCCCAATACCATAGTCCTAGTCCCATCATACACAAGGCACCGATTATACCTAATGCATATACTCCATGCACGGCTGATGCAAGAGTTTCTAGGCCGGGTCTCGAGAGAAGGTAGGGTCGCAACGAAACAGCTAGACGTCCCAAGTTACAGAGAGCAACTCCTGATTGGCCAGTGGGGCCAAGCGGAAGAAATACCGTTACCTGTGGTGCACGTAAGCCCCAAAAGTCCCAGAACTGCATCGTTTGCACTACTCACAATGACATCCGTAGCCGGAAGATGGTGAAATGCAAGTCGTTGTAAGTAAAGAGCAAGGATCATTAAAGCCAGAGAAGTTCCAATTCCACATGCAATGTAAGCTGAATCGTAACACGACGCGCAAGTTTCAGCGTAAAGTTCAGGCGAGTTACTCAGCCCTTACATGCAATCCACATATGAAAAACATATTCGGGATATTTGTCGACTAGGAGGTTCCCTAATGTGGCGCCCGTAGCCGCAACTAGAACCCATTCAGAGATAATTTCTATTTCAAGTTGATTTATAACTCACTTGTGATAGTTGGGACCACCGGTAACAAAAGCGCAGCTGTCACTGTTTCGGGTCGGTTACTGTGGCTTGTGAATTGCCTATCCGATCATGCGAATATCTCTTGAAACCAGTTGGGTGCAATGAAGTTAAGTACACTTACATCCATGGAACGAGAAGACCAACTGCTCCCGACATGACCCACGCGAACCACCAGCCATAGCTCGCGGTTAGAGCCCACTCCAAACTCAAATTATATGCTCGAGTGCACACAAGTCCTATGGCTCCGAGAATTGTAATCAGCCCCATGGGTATTGTTCCCAGGAACAGGCTCTAGAGTTAAGGATGTCAAGCCGAGGGAACCAGAGAGAGTTTTAAATGTTTATACTCACATGCGTTGCATGACCCAATGTCAAGCCAATGATCTCAGGATGCATCGTATATCGGGTAGCGATGATTCCACAGAACGTGACGAAGAGAACAATATCCAAGATTAAGAAACACGCTGCGATAGGTCGTACCACTTGGAGTATGGATGGCCACGGTAGTGTCAAAAGCAAAATCGCATTCACCTTTGCAGGTAGAAGAGTTTCAGTCGGGGATTAAAGAATAGCGAGGCTAATACCTACCCCCGTTCCCATTGTAACACTGATGAGTACACTTAATAATGGCAGGGATTAATCTATACGAGCAACAGCAACTTACCTGAACCAGGAAGGAGAGAAATAGATGATCCTACAGTGGATTTATAGAAGTCAGGGGGTTTATTATGAGTCTAAAGGCGACATAGAGAGCTGTTGTATTAATTACCGGTCTTTTAGTCCTCTAATACGTTTTGTAGCAATTCCATTGCCTGTTGTAACATTTTCTGTGCGAGTGGTGGAATGGATGTCTGCCTCAGATCCCCCCGAACCGTCGATTCCAGTATGACAGATTTCCGAGATTGCTTGGACGCTACGCCGAGCTAAACCACTAATCTGCCCTAATTGATTGGCCGAATTAGCTTGCTCCAGGTTTGCCATTTTGCTGTATATCCCTTGAGTGAAAGTGGAGAATGTATAGAATTAATGCAACCAAGATAATTTCAGTGTAAGCAATTGAAGCGATTTGAGAATCACGAGCCCGAGTCCGAGAGCGATAGAAGACAGAAGCCAATTTGACCACTACAGTCGTAATACGAGCTCTTAAGAGCAACGAGAGACAGGAGTTAGAAGGTTGAACGTTTGTGGGAGGTGGTCACGAGCTGGTGGGGCTGTCTGCAACAGCTGGCGATTTGAGTCAGTGTCGTAGTTGGAAATCAAACCTCCACCCAACGTTCTTATCTTTGCGTGATAAAATGTAGAATCGGGCCGCCTCGGAATATGCTGGTCATTTCATTAAAGGCATTCCCTAGCAAATGTCTTTATTTCAGTGTTCTGACTTCCACAGAAAAATGACCATAAAATGAGTTGTATTACATCTCTCTAACCCAACTACGCAATTTGGTTGTTATATGCACTAAGATCCCCCTGGAGCGGGAGCAGGTGGTGTCGCTGTCCCTGCTTGGGTGTTTGAAGACCCTGCTCCACTGGCACCTCCCCAAAATCCTCCCATGACTGTCTGTACGGTATCGGCCACTCTCCTAGGCTGTGGTGTATGCTTGACACCGAACAGACGGACGTTGGTCCCGTTCCATATGCTGAGAGGTGTTGTTCCTCGTACGTATATCTCACCCCAGAGAAGTGAGTTGAGCCATACAAGTGAAGCATCGGACCACTGAAGGATCGTG comes from Rhizoctonia solani chromosome 4, complete sequence and encodes:
- a CDS encoding terpene synthase, with translation MPGFPKLALIDRSAFPSQIRMPDISGYTGEVFALKVNPHWHEAEASSYAWFDSYGVHSGAKRQEFFDTGFGLMASMAYPDADLEHLRPSMDFILWLFAFDDMTDEGGLRDSVERVKQAVDVTMSVLRNPEGPQPKFKIAATLQSFFNRMRANATPATIQRFVDSSDLYTQAILQQTVNRSADEVPTVEEFIQLRRDTSAVKMVFAVLEYSLGLDLPDEVHDDPIVAELALAGNDILTWANDVYSFPIEQARGDTQNLVFITMWDKKLDLEGAMDYVDQLTRKRVQEYVEAKAKLRSFGPELDEKVALYIQGIEYWVQGAIDWTFMTTRYFGEDAEKVRETGIVDIMAPIAPAAPLYVEA